In Rhinolophus sinicus isolate RSC01 chromosome X, ASM3656204v1, whole genome shotgun sequence, a single genomic region encodes these proteins:
- the PIGA gene encoding phosphatidylinositol N-acetylglucosaminyltransferase subunit A isoform X1: MAYRRGGGHGHPRSATRCRVGRGSLYTFRTRTHNICMVSDFFYPNMGGVESHIYQLSQCLIERGHKVIIVTHAYGNRKGIRYLTNGLKVYYLPLKVMYNQSTATTLFHSLPLLRYIFVRERVTIIHSHSSFSAMAHDALFHAKTMGLQTVFTDHSLFGFADVSSVLTNKLLTVSLCDTNHIICVSYTSKENTVLRAALNPEIVSVIPNAVDPTDFTPDPFRRHDSITIVVVSRLVYRKGTDLLSGIIPELCQKYPDLNFIIGGEGPKRIVLEEVRERYQLHDSMNFHFPLLILKIRVRLLGALEHKDVRNVLVQGHIFLNTSLTEAFCMAIVEAASCGLQVVSTKVGGIPEVLPENLIILCEPSVKSLCEGLEKAISQLKSGTLPAPENIHNIVKTFYTWRNVAERTEKVYDRVAGEAVLPMDRRLDRLISHCGPVTGCIFALLAVFNFLFLIFLRWMTPDSVIDVAIDATGPKGAWTHQYPYSKKRGENNEMCNIR; this comes from the exons ATGGCCTATCGAAGAGGAGGAGGGCATGGCCATCCTCGCTCAGCTACCCGCTGCCGTGTTGGTCGTGGAAGTCTTTACACATTTAGAACCCGTACCCATAATATATGCATGGTGTCGGATTTTTTCTACCCGAATATGGGAGGCGTGGAAAGCCACATTTACCAGCTCTCTCAGTGCCTGATTGAAAGAGGACACAAGGTCATAATTGTCACCCATGCTTACGGAAATCGCAAAGGCATCCGTTACCTCACAAATGGCCTCAAAGTCTATTACTTGCCTCTGAAAGTCATGTACAACCAGTCTACAGCCACGACCCTGTTTCACAGTCTGCCGTTGCTCAGGTACATATTTGTTCGGGAGAGAGTCACGATAATCCATTCACATAGTTCCTTTTCTGCCATGGCCCATGATGCCCTCTTCCACGCCAAGACAATGGGGCTCCAGACAGTCTTCACGGACCATTCCCTTTTTGGATTTGCTGATGTCAGCTCGGTGCTTACAAACAAGCTTCTAACTGTGTCTCTTTGTGACACAAACCACATAATTTGTGTCTCTTATACTAGTAAGGAAAACACTGTACTAAGAGCAGCACTGAATCCTGAAATAGTGTCCGTCATTCCTAATGCTGTAGATCCTACTGACTTCACTCCAGACCCATTTAGAAGGCATGATAGTATAACTATTGTTGTTGTCAGCAGACTTGTTTACAGAAAAG ggACCGATTTGCTTAGTGGTATAATTCCTGAACTCTGTCAGAAATATCCagatttaaatttcataattggAGGAGAGGGACCAAAGAGAATCGTTTTGGAAGAAGTACGGGAAAGATACCAGCTACATGACAG catgaattttcactttcctcttctcattttaaaaatcagagtgcGTCTCTTGGGAGCCTTAGAACACAAGGATGTTAGAAATGTCTTAGTTCAAGgacatatttttcttaatacGTCCCTCACCGAAGCGTTCTGCATGGCAATTGTGGAAGCAGCCAGTTGTGGTTTACAG gttgtAAGTACCAAGGTTGGTGGAATTCCTGAAGTACTTCCAgaaaatcttattattttatgtgaGCCTTCTGTAAAATCTTTGTGTGAGGGATTGGAAAAAGCTATTTCCCAACTGAAGTCAGGAACATTGCCAGCTCCAGAAAATATCCATAACATAGTAAAGACTTTCTACACCTGGAGGAATGTTGCCGAGAGAACGGAAAAA GTGTACGACCGGGTGGCAGGAGAAGCTGTGCTACCGATGGACAGACGACTGGACAGACTCATCTCTCACTGTGGCCCAGTAACAGGCTGCATTTTTGCTTTGTTGGCCGTATTcaactttctcttcctcattttcttgAGATGGATGACTCCAGATTCTGTCATTGATGTTGCAATAGATGCCACAGGGCCAAAGGGTGCCTGGACTCATCAATATCCTTACAGTAAAAAACGGGGTGAGAATAATGAGATGTGTAACATCAGGTAG
- the PIGA gene encoding phosphatidylinositol N-acetylglucosaminyltransferase subunit A isoform X2, with amino-acid sequence MAYRRGGGHGHPRSATRCRVGRGSLYTFRTRTHNICMVSDFFYPNMGGVESHIYQLSQCLIERGHKVIIVTHAYGNRKGIRYLTNGLKVYYLPLKVMYNQSTATTLFHSLPLLRYIFVRERVTIIHSHSSFSAMAHDALFHAKTMGLQTVFTDHSLFGFADVSSVLTNKLLTVSLCDTNHIICVSYTSKENTVLRAALNPEIVSVIPNAVDPTDFTPDPFRRHDSITIVVVSRLVYRKGTDLLSGIIPELCQKYPDLNFIIGGEGPKRIVLEEVRERYQLHDRVRLLGALEHKDVRNVLVQGHIFLNTSLTEAFCMAIVEAASCGLQVVSTKVGGIPEVLPENLIILCEPSVKSLCEGLEKAISQLKSGTLPAPENIHNIVKTFYTWRNVAERTEKVYDRVAGEAVLPMDRRLDRLISHCGPVTGCIFALLAVFNFLFLIFLRWMTPDSVIDVAIDATGPKGAWTHQYPYSKKRGENNEMCNIR; translated from the exons ATGGCCTATCGAAGAGGAGGAGGGCATGGCCATCCTCGCTCAGCTACCCGCTGCCGTGTTGGTCGTGGAAGTCTTTACACATTTAGAACCCGTACCCATAATATATGCATGGTGTCGGATTTTTTCTACCCGAATATGGGAGGCGTGGAAAGCCACATTTACCAGCTCTCTCAGTGCCTGATTGAAAGAGGACACAAGGTCATAATTGTCACCCATGCTTACGGAAATCGCAAAGGCATCCGTTACCTCACAAATGGCCTCAAAGTCTATTACTTGCCTCTGAAAGTCATGTACAACCAGTCTACAGCCACGACCCTGTTTCACAGTCTGCCGTTGCTCAGGTACATATTTGTTCGGGAGAGAGTCACGATAATCCATTCACATAGTTCCTTTTCTGCCATGGCCCATGATGCCCTCTTCCACGCCAAGACAATGGGGCTCCAGACAGTCTTCACGGACCATTCCCTTTTTGGATTTGCTGATGTCAGCTCGGTGCTTACAAACAAGCTTCTAACTGTGTCTCTTTGTGACACAAACCACATAATTTGTGTCTCTTATACTAGTAAGGAAAACACTGTACTAAGAGCAGCACTGAATCCTGAAATAGTGTCCGTCATTCCTAATGCTGTAGATCCTACTGACTTCACTCCAGACCCATTTAGAAGGCATGATAGTATAACTATTGTTGTTGTCAGCAGACTTGTTTACAGAAAAG ggACCGATTTGCTTAGTGGTATAATTCCTGAACTCTGTCAGAAATATCCagatttaaatttcataattggAGGAGAGGGACCAAAGAGAATCGTTTTGGAAGAAGTACGGGAAAGATACCAGCTACATGACAG agtgcGTCTCTTGGGAGCCTTAGAACACAAGGATGTTAGAAATGTCTTAGTTCAAGgacatatttttcttaatacGTCCCTCACCGAAGCGTTCTGCATGGCAATTGTGGAAGCAGCCAGTTGTGGTTTACAG gttgtAAGTACCAAGGTTGGTGGAATTCCTGAAGTACTTCCAgaaaatcttattattttatgtgaGCCTTCTGTAAAATCTTTGTGTGAGGGATTGGAAAAAGCTATTTCCCAACTGAAGTCAGGAACATTGCCAGCTCCAGAAAATATCCATAACATAGTAAAGACTTTCTACACCTGGAGGAATGTTGCCGAGAGAACGGAAAAA GTGTACGACCGGGTGGCAGGAGAAGCTGTGCTACCGATGGACAGACGACTGGACAGACTCATCTCTCACTGTGGCCCAGTAACAGGCTGCATTTTTGCTTTGTTGGCCGTATTcaactttctcttcctcattttcttgAGATGGATGACTCCAGATTCTGTCATTGATGTTGCAATAGATGCCACAGGGCCAAAGGGTGCCTGGACTCATCAATATCCTTACAGTAAAAAACGGGGTGAGAATAATGAGATGTGTAACATCAGGTAG
- the PIGA gene encoding phosphatidylinositol N-acetylglucosaminyltransferase subunit A isoform X3, with amino-acid sequence MAYRRGGGHGHPRSATRCRVGRGSLYTFRTRTHNICMVSDFFYPNMGGVESHIYQLSQCLIERGHKVIIVTHAYGNRKGIRYLTNGLKVYYLPLKVMYNQSTATTLFHSLPLLRYIFVRERVTIIHSHSSFSAMAHDALFHAKTMGLQTVFTDHSLFGFADVSSVLTNKLLTVSLCDTNHIICVSYTSKENTVLRAALNPEIVSVIPNAVDPTDFTPDPFRRHDSITIVVVSRLVYRKGTDLLSGIIPELCQKYPDLNFIIGGEGPKRIVLEEVRERYQLHDSMNFHFPLLILKIRVRLLGALEHKDVRNVLVQGHIFLNTSLTEAFCMAIVEAASCGLQVVSTKVGGIPEVLPENLIILCEPSVKSLCEGLEKAISQLKSGTLPAPENIHNIVKTFYTWRNVAERTEKGKDFCIFWLIENLS; translated from the exons ATGGCCTATCGAAGAGGAGGAGGGCATGGCCATCCTCGCTCAGCTACCCGCTGCCGTGTTGGTCGTGGAAGTCTTTACACATTTAGAACCCGTACCCATAATATATGCATGGTGTCGGATTTTTTCTACCCGAATATGGGAGGCGTGGAAAGCCACATTTACCAGCTCTCTCAGTGCCTGATTGAAAGAGGACACAAGGTCATAATTGTCACCCATGCTTACGGAAATCGCAAAGGCATCCGTTACCTCACAAATGGCCTCAAAGTCTATTACTTGCCTCTGAAAGTCATGTACAACCAGTCTACAGCCACGACCCTGTTTCACAGTCTGCCGTTGCTCAGGTACATATTTGTTCGGGAGAGAGTCACGATAATCCATTCACATAGTTCCTTTTCTGCCATGGCCCATGATGCCCTCTTCCACGCCAAGACAATGGGGCTCCAGACAGTCTTCACGGACCATTCCCTTTTTGGATTTGCTGATGTCAGCTCGGTGCTTACAAACAAGCTTCTAACTGTGTCTCTTTGTGACACAAACCACATAATTTGTGTCTCTTATACTAGTAAGGAAAACACTGTACTAAGAGCAGCACTGAATCCTGAAATAGTGTCCGTCATTCCTAATGCTGTAGATCCTACTGACTTCACTCCAGACCCATTTAGAAGGCATGATAGTATAACTATTGTTGTTGTCAGCAGACTTGTTTACAGAAAAG ggACCGATTTGCTTAGTGGTATAATTCCTGAACTCTGTCAGAAATATCCagatttaaatttcataattggAGGAGAGGGACCAAAGAGAATCGTTTTGGAAGAAGTACGGGAAAGATACCAGCTACATGACAG catgaattttcactttcctcttctcattttaaaaatcagagtgcGTCTCTTGGGAGCCTTAGAACACAAGGATGTTAGAAATGTCTTAGTTCAAGgacatatttttcttaatacGTCCCTCACCGAAGCGTTCTGCATGGCAATTGTGGAAGCAGCCAGTTGTGGTTTACAG gttgtAAGTACCAAGGTTGGTGGAATTCCTGAAGTACTTCCAgaaaatcttattattttatgtgaGCCTTCTGTAAAATCTTTGTGTGAGGGATTGGAAAAAGCTATTTCCCAACTGAAGTCAGGAACATTGCCAGCTCCAGAAAATATCCATAACATAGTAAAGACTTTCTACACCTGGAGGAATGTTGCCGAGAGAACGGAAAAA GgaaaggatttttgcatcttttggCTGATTGAGAACCTAAGTTAG